The genomic interval TCAGCCGTCCGAACAGCCGGGCCTCGGTGGCCGTAGGTTCACGTATGCGAAGCTGAGCTCTTTGATCAGGGGCACCGCCGGGCAATACGGCCTTGACCCAGAGCTTGTGATGGCTCTCGTGAAGGTCGAATCCAATTTCAATCCCTATGCTATATCACCTAAAGGAGCGAGGGGGCTGATGCAGCTTATCCCTGCCACGGCACGCCTTTACGGGCTCAGGAATTACTACGATCCAGCGGGGAACGTTGACGCCGGCGTGAGGCATCTTAGAATGCTTCTTGAAAAATACAATCACGAGCTCGACCTGGCGCTGGCTGCCTACAACGCCGGTTGCGGGGCGGTTGACCGCTACGGCGCCATCCCGCCTTACGGCGAGACAGTTAGGTTCGTGAAGAGAGTCAAAGCAATCTATTGTATGTATAGAGGCGGGGCAACGGTGGATGGCAGCATGGTCGCATACTCGGGCGGCGGTAACCTGTGTCGTTTCGTTAGAGAAGACGGAACCATCGTAATCCGCGCTCACTCAGGCAGGCAGTAGCTGTTGACCATCGAGGGCAGTTCCAATGCTCAACCGGATAACAATCTACTGCGTTGATAGCCTCGGTTTGGCGTTCTTGCTTGTCATCTGCTTGACAGCCCAGAGCGTGTTCGGAGCCGCGAGCCACCCCATAGGGCAGGAAGGGGCCCGCTGTGGCCAATCGAAGGCTACGGCCTGCTGCCACCTCATAAGGTTCTACCAAAAGTTCATTTCACCCATTGATGCAACTTCGTGCCGCATGTATCCGTCATGCTCGGCGTTTGCGAGCGAGGCGTTCATGCGCCATGGCTTCCTTCGGGGCATGCTCTTGACCTCCGACCGGCTGATGCGTGATTGCCTCTTCGCGGACAGCAACTACACTCTGGTCAAGAGGGGCGGCCGGTGGTTGCTTTGCGATACGGTCGAGGAAAACACTTGGTGGTGGTCTAGACTTCGGGGAAAACAGGATGTCCGACGAGCAAAGTAAGCCCGCGCTTCCGCGATGCTGGGAGGTTAAGCAATGCAAGGCCACACAATGCGCGCT from bacterium carries:
- the yidD gene encoding membrane protein insertion efficiency factor YidD, giving the protein MLNRITIYCVDSLGLAFLLVICLTAQSVFGAASHPIGQEGARCGQSKATACCHLIRFYQKFISPIDATSCRMYPSCSAFASEAFMRHGFLRGMLLTSDRLMRDCLFADSNYTLVKRGGRWLLCDTVEENTWWWSRLRGKQDVRRAK
- a CDS encoding lytic transglycosylase domain-containing protein, encoding MPFDGGIRGTAIVVTLALGLLVGVGVTQSWAELASIAGADGVIRIVKMSSVQQFGGSDSCAYQPSEQPGLGGRRFTYAKLSSLIRGTAGQYGLDPELVMALVKVESNFNPYAISPKGARGLMQLIPATARLYGLRNYYDPAGNVDAGVRHLRMLLEKYNHELDLALAAYNAGCGAVDRYGAIPPYGETVRFVKRVKAIYCMYRGGATVDGSMVAYSGGGNLCRFVREDGTIVIRAHSGRQ